A region from the Benincasa hispida cultivar B227 chromosome 8, ASM972705v1, whole genome shotgun sequence genome encodes:
- the LOC120083997 gene encoding uncharacterized protein LOC120083997 codes for MSTSIIQLLASEKHKGDNYGTWKSNINTILVIDDLRFVLTEECPPSPGLNANRTVRDAYDRWVKANEKARVYILASISDVLSKKHERLAITREIMDSLQGLFGKSSTSAMHDTIKFVYNFIMKEGTSIKEHVLNMMVDFDVAELNGVVMNEKSQVAFIMQSLPKIFFQFKMNAMMNKIEYNLTIVLNKLQIYKYKG; via the coding sequence ATGTCAACATCCATTATACAACTGCTAGCTTCTGAAAAACATAAGGGCGATAATTACGGaacttggaaatcaaatattaacacgatactagtaatagatgatctTCGATTTGTTttaacggaggagtgtcctccatcTCCTGGTCTCAATGCAAACCGAACAGTTCGAGATGcgtatgacagatgggtcaaaGCTAATGAGAAGGCTCGGGTTTATATTTTAGCcagtatatctgatgtattgTCTAAGAAACATGAAAGGTTAGCTATTACAagagagatcatggactctTTGCAGGGCCTGTTTGGAAAATCGTCCACATCTGCCATGCATGACACAATTAAATTCGTTTACAACTTCATAATGAAGGAAGGAACCTCTATAAAGgaacatgttttgaacatgatggttGATTTTGATGTTGCAGAATTGAACGGAGTCGTCATGaatgagaagagtcaagttgCATTTATCATGCAGTCTCTTCCGAAGAtcttttttcaattcaaaatgaaTGCAATGATGAATAAGATTGAGTATAACTTGACAATTGTTCTCAACAAACTCCAGATTTACAAATATAAAGGTTAA